Proteins from one Acidiphilium multivorum AIU301 genomic window:
- the lipA gene encoding lipoyl synthase: MRVEIDHRNSGGGKLRHPEKQHRPDNPIQRKPAWIRVKAPNHPVYHETRALMREAKLVTVCEEAACPNIGECWSQRHATMMIMGEICTRACAFCNVTTGQPAPLAADEPARVAEAVARLGLQHVVITSVDRDDLDDGGAAHFAAVIGAIRAAAPSTTIEILTPDFLRKPGALEVVVAARPDVFNHNLETVPRLYPSIRPGARYYQSLRLLDRVKQLDPSIFTKSGLMAGLGEDRGEVGQVMDDLRIADVDFLTIGQYLQPTVKHAAVDRFVTPDEFADLAAMARAKGFLMVSATPLTRSSYHADADFAALREARAARHAA; encoded by the coding sequence ATGCGCGTCGAGATCGATCACCGGAATTCGGGGGGCGGCAAGCTCCGCCATCCGGAAAAGCAGCACAGGCCGGATAACCCGATCCAGCGGAAACCCGCCTGGATCCGGGTGAAGGCGCCGAACCATCCCGTCTATCACGAAACCCGCGCGCTGATGCGCGAGGCCAAGCTGGTGACGGTCTGCGAGGAGGCGGCCTGCCCGAATATCGGCGAGTGCTGGTCGCAGCGCCACGCGACCATGATGATCATGGGTGAAATCTGCACCCGCGCCTGCGCCTTCTGCAACGTCACCACCGGCCAGCCGGCGCCGCTCGCCGCCGACGAACCGGCCCGCGTGGCCGAAGCCGTGGCCCGGCTCGGCTTGCAGCATGTGGTGATCACCTCGGTCGACCGCGACGATCTCGATGATGGCGGGGCGGCGCATTTCGCGGCGGTGATCGGCGCGATCCGCGCCGCCGCACCCTCCACCACGATCGAGATCCTCACCCCGGACTTCCTGCGCAAGCCCGGTGCGCTGGAGGTGGTCGTCGCTGCCAGGCCGGACGTGTTCAACCACAATCTCGAAACCGTGCCGCGGCTCTACCCCTCGATCCGCCCCGGCGCGCGCTATTACCAGTCGCTCCGCCTGCTCGACCGGGTGAAGCAGCTCGACCCAAGCATCTTCACCAAATCCGGCCTGATGGCCGGGCTCGGCGAGGACCGCGGCGAGGTCGGCCAGGTGATGGACGACCTGCGCATCGCCGATGTCGATTTCCTCACCATCGGCCAGTATCTCCAGCCGACGGTGAAACACGCCGCGGTCGACCGGTTCGTCACCCCCGACGAGTTCGCCGATCTTGCCGCCATGGCCCGCGCCAAGGGGTTCCTGATGGTGTCGGCGACGCCGCTGACCCGCTCCTCCTATCACGCGGATGCCGATTTCGCCGCCCTGCGCGAAGCCCGGGCCGCCCGGCACGCGGCCTGA
- a CDS encoding type II toxin-antitoxin system RatA family toxin: MPSYTERKLVLYQPGQMFDLVADVGKYPQFLPWCIGARVRSQRGDEMLADLTIGFGPFRESFTSRVMLNAPEHIHVRYENGPFRYLRNEWRFLPDERGTMIDFYVDFEFRSLILQKAIGAVFAEAVRRMVAAFLKRARDVYGTPQSGADLAAPAEG; this comes from the coding sequence ATGCCGAGCTACACCGAGCGGAAACTGGTCCTCTACCAGCCCGGCCAGATGTTCGATCTCGTGGCCGATGTGGGGAAATATCCGCAATTCCTGCCCTGGTGCATCGGCGCGCGCGTCCGCTCGCAGCGCGGCGATGAAATGCTGGCGGACCTGACCATCGGGTTCGGTCCGTTCCGCGAGAGTTTCACCTCCCGCGTGATGCTGAACGCGCCCGAGCATATCCATGTCCGCTACGAGAACGGCCCCTTCCGCTACCTGCGCAACGAGTGGCGGTTCCTGCCGGACGAGCGCGGCACCATGATCGATTTCTATGTCGATTTCGAATTTCGCAGCCTGATCCTGCAGAAGGCCATCGGTGCGGTGTTCGCCGAGGCGGTGCGCCGGATGGTCGCGGCATTTCTGAAGCGCGCGCGCGATGTTTACGGCACGCCGCAGTCCGGCGCCGATCTCGCGGCACCCGCCGAGGGCTAG
- a CDS encoding threonine aldolase family protein, with product MYAPLRPDPSLPPVRINLYSDTQTRPSPAMREAMLGAEVGDEQLGLDPSVNALCERVAAMLGKEAAMFLPSGAMCNSVAILTHCRPGDEIIAHETAHIIEAEGGAPWALAGARVLGLRGARGMFSADDLRAALTMPSRYAAPQVLLEIEQTANLGGGTIWPLATLRDLVGIARAAGMATHMDGARLMNAVVASGISAAAYAAPFDTVWIDFTKGLGAPLGAVLAGSADLIDRAWRWKQRLGGALRQAGICAAACLYALDHNVDRLAEDHANARDLAAGLAAIGGLNVEPPETNLVYVDVAASGRTPGDWAAALRAQGIMVSVMGATRLRLCTHLDVTGTDIIETIAAFHNLA from the coding sequence ATGTACGCCCCGCTCCGGCCCGATCCTTCGTTGCCGCCGGTGCGCATCAATCTCTATTCTGATACCCAGACCAGACCGTCGCCGGCGATGCGCGAGGCGATGCTCGGCGCCGAAGTGGGCGACGAGCAACTCGGTCTTGATCCGTCCGTGAATGCGCTCTGCGAGCGTGTGGCCGCCATGCTGGGGAAGGAGGCGGCAATGTTCCTGCCCTCCGGGGCGATGTGCAATTCGGTGGCCATCCTTACCCATTGCCGTCCCGGCGACGAGATCATCGCGCACGAGACCGCGCATATCATCGAGGCTGAGGGCGGAGCCCCCTGGGCGCTGGCGGGGGCGCGCGTACTCGGCCTGCGGGGCGCACGGGGCATGTTCTCGGCCGACGATCTTCGCGCCGCGCTGACGATGCCTTCCCGCTATGCCGCGCCGCAGGTGCTGCTGGAAATCGAGCAGACGGCCAATCTCGGCGGCGGCACGATCTGGCCCTTGGCCACTCTTCGTGATCTCGTCGGCATTGCCCGCGCGGCCGGAATGGCAACGCACATGGATGGCGCGCGCCTGATGAACGCGGTGGTCGCGAGCGGAATCTCCGCCGCCGCCTACGCGGCGCCGTTCGACACCGTGTGGATCGACTTCACGAAAGGGCTTGGCGCCCCCCTCGGTGCCGTTCTGGCCGGTTCAGCCGACCTGATCGATCGCGCCTGGCGGTGGAAGCAGCGTCTGGGCGGTGCGCTCCGGCAGGCCGGAATCTGCGCCGCGGCCTGCCTGTATGCGCTCGATCATAACGTGGACCGGCTGGCCGAGGACCACGCGAATGCCCGCGACCTTGCAGCAGGGCTCGCGGCGATCGGCGGTCTCAACGTCGAACCGCCGGAGACGAATCTGGTCTATGTCGATGTCGCGGCTTCAGGCCGCACTCCCGGGGACTGGGCGGCGGCGCTTCGCGCGCAAGGGATCATGGTTTCTGTGATGGGGGCGACCCGGCTACGGCTATGCACCCATCTCGACGTGACCGGCACCGATATCATCGAGACGATTGCCGCCTTTCACAACCTTGCCTGA
- a CDS encoding cytochrome-c peroxidase, producing MIALYTALITGAIMAGLQAASAAPPGGEFPSKVPVPADNPMTPRKIHLGKQLYFDPRLSLSGDVSCDTCHNVAGNGSDGLPLSFGVLGRVDRPRHAPTVFNSAFNTVQFWDGRAKSLEDQAKGPLLNPIEMGMPSSGAIVKRLAGIPGYRREFARVFGGKTPITFEHVVQAIATYERTLVTPDSPYDRYLKGDKNALDKSAKQGMHEVSDLGCASCHAGAMFDNPGLPMGTGWFRKFPMIPTNPTCATYVREYHLADDPGRFDVTHKQSDEHVFKVPSLRNVAVLAPYFQNGSVGSLRTAVRVMAACQLGKTLTGLQTTNIVAFLNSLTGKFPVETMPHLPETPDSTSMMQVAKLQQNQRQLN from the coding sequence ATGATCGCGCTTTACACCGCTCTGATCACCGGCGCGATTATGGCGGGACTGCAAGCGGCCTCGGCCGCTCCCCCCGGCGGCGAGTTTCCATCGAAGGTGCCGGTTCCCGCCGACAACCCGATGACCCCCCGGAAGATCCATCTTGGCAAGCAGTTGTATTTCGATCCGCGGCTGTCATTGTCGGGCGACGTGTCCTGCGACACCTGCCACAACGTCGCGGGAAATGGCAGCGATGGACTGCCGCTCTCCTTCGGTGTTCTGGGCCGCGTCGACCGGCCAAGACACGCGCCGACCGTGTTCAATTCCGCGTTCAATACGGTCCAGTTCTGGGACGGACGCGCAAAGAGCCTTGAAGATCAGGCGAAGGGGCCATTGCTCAATCCGATCGAGATGGGCATGCCGAGTTCCGGAGCCATCGTGAAGCGCCTGGCTGGGATTCCCGGTTACAGGCGGGAATTTGCCCGTGTTTTCGGCGGCAAGACGCCGATCACCTTCGAACACGTCGTTCAGGCGATCGCCACATACGAACGGACCCTGGTGACGCCCGACAGCCCATACGATCGGTATCTGAAGGGCGACAAGAACGCGCTCGACAAGTCGGCGAAGCAGGGAATGCACGAGGTCTCCGATCTCGGCTGTGCGAGCTGCCACGCCGGCGCGATGTTCGATAATCCGGGCCTGCCCATGGGAACCGGTTGGTTCAGGAAATTCCCCATGATCCCGACAAACCCGACCTGCGCCACCTATGTGCGGGAGTACCATCTCGCCGACGATCCCGGACGGTTTGACGTCACGCACAAGCAAAGCGACGAGCACGTCTTCAAGGTTCCGAGCCTGCGCAACGTCGCCGTCCTTGCGCCATATTTCCAGAACGGGTCCGTGGGGTCGCTGCGAACCGCCGTTCGGGTGATGGCCGCATGTCAGTTGGGCAAGACGCTGACCGGGCTGCAGACGACGAACATCGTCGCGTTCCTAAACAGCCTGACCGGAAAGTTTCCGGTCGAGACCATGCCACACCTGCCGGAAACACCCGACAGCACATCAATGATGCAGGTTGCCAAGCTCCAGCAAAATCAGCGCCAGCTCAACTGA
- a CDS encoding IS1595-like element ISAcr1 family transposase has protein sequence MDVLAREDLPFPQSLPEFQRIFPNDAACAAYLESARWNGGFACPRCGVVGEPFRFEARPGVLRCRACRKDVSLMAGTVMERSHTPLSTWFWAAYLIASQTPGMSAVQFQRQLGLSRYETAFGILHKLRAGMVRPERDKIGDTPQEHVEVDETWVGGRTRGDGRGVHHKVLVACAVEVRHRKPGTKLDNRKDGRYAGRVRLAVVPDRSANSLCGFVENAVAPGSLIVTDDWSGYAGLGRRGFDHHAIAECGDPEVAEEFLPIVHLVFTNLKTWINGIHHGVSAKHLQAYLNEFTFRFNRRLYPFNAFRSLLGIAGRAAAPTFDELYSGEWTHPTFSGCG, from the coding sequence ATGGATGTCCTGGCCCGTGAAGACCTGCCGTTCCCGCAGTCTCTGCCGGAATTCCAGCGTATTTTCCCGAACGACGCGGCCTGTGCCGCCTATCTCGAAAGCGCCCGCTGGAATGGAGGGTTCGCCTGCCCAAGGTGCGGCGTCGTTGGCGAGCCGTTCCGTTTCGAGGCGCGCCCGGGCGTTCTGCGCTGCCGGGCCTGTCGCAAAGACGTAAGCCTGATGGCTGGGACCGTTATGGAACGCAGTCACACGCCGCTGTCGACTTGGTTCTGGGCGGCTTACTTGATCGCCAGCCAGACGCCCGGAATGTCGGCCGTCCAATTTCAGCGGCAACTCGGCCTGTCGCGCTACGAGACCGCCTTCGGCATCCTTCATAAGCTGCGCGCCGGGATGGTGCGCCCCGAGCGCGACAAGATTGGCGACACGCCGCAAGAACACGTCGAAGTGGATGAAACGTGGGTTGGAGGACGAACCCGAGGCGATGGACGGGGTGTCCATCACAAGGTTCTCGTCGCCTGTGCCGTGGAGGTGCGCCACCGGAAACCGGGAACCAAGCTCGACAATCGGAAAGACGGTCGCTACGCGGGACGCGTTCGTCTCGCTGTTGTCCCCGACCGTAGCGCCAATTCGCTCTGCGGATTCGTCGAAAACGCCGTTGCTCCCGGATCGCTGATCGTTACCGACGACTGGAGCGGCTATGCCGGTCTCGGAAGGCGCGGGTTCGACCACCATGCAATCGCCGAATGCGGCGACCCGGAGGTGGCAGAAGAATTCCTGCCGATCGTCCACTTGGTCTTTACCAACCTGAAGACCTGGATCAACGGCATCCATCACGGGGTCAGCGCCAAACATCTACAAGCCTACCTCAATGAATTCACGTTTCGGTTCAACCGGCGCCTCTATCCCTTCAACGCGTTCCGCTCGCTGCTCGGAATCGCGGGTAGGGCAGCCGCACCAACCTTTGACGAGCTTTATTCCGGGGAATGGACACACCCTACATTTAGTGGGTGTGGGTAA
- a CDS encoding NADPH-dependent FMN reductase, with protein MALHPPLRLLGIVGSLRRNAHSRAVLLGVRSVLDARVSLSLVGVDLPLYNQDLDDDKPPRAVHDFRKQIAESDALVVSTPEYNHGMPGALKNALDWASRPHGNSVLKGKPFIVVSSSPAFTGGVRAQAQVNETMLAMQALPIPGPQIVIGAVDGKVSNGLLVDGTSLGFITAAIENLLAPRATDNLAENMVSLA; from the coding sequence ATGGCCTTGCATCCACCGCTGCGGCTGCTCGGCATTGTCGGCAGCCTGCGGCGCAACGCCCATTCGCGCGCCGTCCTCCTTGGAGTGAGGAGTGTCCTTGACGCTCGTGTCAGCCTGTCGCTCGTCGGGGTCGACCTCCCGCTCTACAACCAGGACCTGGACGACGACAAACCGCCCCGCGCCGTTCATGACTTCCGGAAGCAAATCGCGGAGAGCGACGCTCTTGTCGTTTCGACCCCGGAGTACAATCACGGCATGCCCGGCGCATTGAAAAACGCCCTTGACTGGGCATCACGACCGCATGGCAATTCTGTGCTGAAGGGCAAGCCCTTTATTGTGGTGTCATCATCACCTGCATTTACGGGCGGGGTCAGGGCACAGGCCCAGGTGAACGAAACGATGCTTGCGATGCAGGCCCTGCCGATTCCGGGACCGCAGATCGTCATCGGTGCGGTCGACGGTAAAGTATCCAATGGCCTCCTGGTCGACGGCACCAGCCTCGGCTTCATCACCGCCGCAATCGAAAACCTCCTAGCACCACGCGCGACAGATAACCTGGCCGAGAACATGGTTTCACTTGCGTGA
- a CDS encoding aldo/keto reductase — translation MDAYTTLPRIRLGLTDMEITRVGFGAWAIGGADWAVGWGAQDDRDSIAAIRHAVSRGVNWIDTAAIYGLGHSEEVVSRALAEMPQAERPYVFTKCGLVWDETDRHAMPRQVGSPQSIRREVDASLRRLGIERIDLYQVHWPAKDGTRLADYWQTMLDLKAEGKVRAVGLSNHSAEQLAVAERLGHVDTLQPPFSAIRRDAAERELPWCHAHGTGVIVYSPMQAGLLTGRFSIERAKSLPADDWRSRNDEFIGDKLARNLRLVDALRPVAERHGVSVPAAAVAWTLAWPGVSGAIVGARNASQVDGWIAAASLRLDNDDMAAIATAIETSGAGTGPARPAGA, via the coding sequence ATGGATGCATATACGACGCTGCCAAGGATCAGGCTCGGCCTGACCGATATGGAGATCACCCGCGTCGGCTTCGGCGCATGGGCCATCGGCGGGGCTGACTGGGCCGTAGGATGGGGGGCTCAGGATGACCGCGATTCGATCGCGGCAATCCGGCATGCCGTTTCGCGAGGCGTGAACTGGATCGATACCGCAGCGATCTACGGGCTCGGCCATTCCGAAGAGGTCGTCTCGCGTGCGCTGGCGGAGATGCCACAAGCCGAACGCCCCTATGTGTTCACCAAATGCGGCCTGGTATGGGACGAGACCGATCGCCACGCCATGCCGCGGCAGGTCGGCTCGCCGCAAAGCATCCGGCGCGAAGTCGATGCATCGCTGCGGCGCCTCGGCATCGAACGAATTGACCTTTATCAGGTGCACTGGCCAGCGAAAGACGGCACACGGCTGGCAGATTACTGGCAGACGATGCTGGACCTCAAGGCTGAAGGGAAAGTCAGGGCCGTTGGCCTGTCAAATCACAGTGCCGAGCAACTTGCGGTGGCTGAGCGGCTTGGCCATGTCGACACGTTGCAGCCCCCCTTCTCGGCAATCCGGCGCGATGCCGCGGAGCGCGAGTTGCCCTGGTGTCACGCGCACGGCACCGGCGTCATCGTCTATAGCCCGATGCAGGCGGGGCTGCTGACCGGGCGGTTCTCGATCGAACGCGCAAAATCGCTTCCGGCGGATGACTGGCGCTCGCGCAATGACGAATTCATTGGCGACAAGCTGGCCCGCAACCTCCGTCTCGTCGACGCGCTGCGTCCTGTTGCAGAACGGCACGGTGTCTCGGTCCCGGCCGCCGCCGTTGCGTGGACGCTCGCCTGGCCGGGCGTATCCGGCGCCATTGTCGGCGCGCGCAATGCGTCGCAGGTAGACGGCTGGATTGCCGCCGCCAGCCTGCGGCTCGACAACGATGACATGGCGGCCATCGCGACCGCGATTGAGACGAGCGGCGCGGGAACCGGGCCCGCCCGGCCGGCGGGAGCGTGA
- a CDS encoding LysR substrate-binding domain-containing protein, producing the protein MELRQLHHFVALAEERQFTRAARRVNIVQSALSTSIRALERELDAPLFVRSTRDVRLTGAGEIFLEKARLAIEAVRDARSAVAEVQGLKRGTLKIGTVQSLPAFLDLPLLLARFHQRHPGIEIRLIQGSSSALADRTRAGGIDAAFFPVGTHLTDLVTTMIACDEVVLACPRGHPLEGLTGVALEAIKDFPFVDFETGWGTRRLVDGRFGDAGIGRHTAFEVSDLDTMLKLVSLGLGIALLPETVVVARDPDIGMARLSSPELCWELVVAHLPVAGPGTPVAAFLSLLHESLVITDTAQLPEA; encoded by the coding sequence ATGGAGCTCAGACAGCTGCATCATTTTGTCGCGCTAGCCGAGGAGCGGCAGTTCACGCGCGCCGCACGTCGCGTGAACATCGTGCAATCGGCGCTCTCGACGTCGATCCGGGCACTCGAGAGGGAACTCGATGCGCCCCTTTTCGTGCGCAGCACCCGTGACGTGCGGCTGACCGGTGCGGGCGAGATCTTCCTTGAAAAAGCGCGATTGGCGATCGAGGCGGTGCGGGATGCGCGTAGCGCCGTTGCCGAAGTGCAGGGCCTGAAGCGGGGAACGCTGAAAATCGGCACAGTGCAGAGCCTGCCCGCATTTCTCGACCTGCCATTGCTTCTGGCGCGGTTTCACCAGCGGCATCCCGGCATCGAAATCCGGCTCATTCAGGGCAGCTCGTCAGCCCTTGCGGACCGGACACGGGCCGGCGGCATCGATGCCGCGTTCTTCCCGGTGGGTACGCATTTGACCGATCTCGTCACAACGATGATCGCGTGTGACGAGGTTGTGCTCGCCTGTCCCCGCGGTCATCCGCTGGAGGGACTGACCGGCGTCGCCCTCGAGGCGATAAAGGATTTTCCGTTTGTCGACTTCGAAACGGGCTGGGGTACCCGCAGGCTGGTCGACGGCCGCTTTGGTGATGCCGGCATCGGCCGCCATACCGCGTTCGAAGTCAGCGATCTCGACACGATGCTGAAACTGGTCAGTCTCGGCCTAGGCATTGCCCTCCTGCCGGAGACGGTCGTTGTGGCGCGTGATCCGGACATCGGGATGGCGCGTCTCTCATCACCCGAACTCTGCTGGGAACTGGTCGTCGCCCACCTGCCCGTCGCCGGCCCGGGAACCCCGGTGGCCGCATTTCTTTCCCTGCTTCACGAAAGCCTTGTCATCACCGACACGGCGCAGTTGCCCGAAGCCTGA
- the ilvN gene encoding acetolactate synthase small subunit, which translates to MNAIVQEAMRAATISVLVENESGVLARVIGLFSGRGYNIDSLTVAPVEDDRRKSRITIVTSGTELVIQQIKAQLDRLVPVYRVSDLSAEGPHIARELALIKVIGTGEKRLEALRLADAFRARVIDATTESFIFELTGATDKLDAFLELMRPLGLAEVSRTGVAAIARGTRTI; encoded by the coding sequence ATGAACGCCATCGTCCAGGAAGCCATGCGCGCCGCCACGATTTCCGTGCTGGTGGAAAACGAATCAGGCGTTCTCGCGCGCGTCATCGGCCTGTTTTCCGGCCGCGGCTACAATATCGACAGTCTCACCGTCGCCCCCGTCGAGGACGACCGGCGCAAGAGCCGCATCACCATCGTCACCTCCGGCACCGAACTGGTGATCCAGCAGATCAAGGCGCAACTCGACCGGCTGGTGCCTGTCTACCGCGTATCCGACTTGTCCGCCGAAGGGCCGCACATCGCCCGCGAACTCGCACTCATCAAGGTGATCGGCACTGGCGAGAAGCGGCTCGAAGCGCTGCGTCTTGCCGATGCATTCCGCGCAAGGGTGATCGATGCGACAACCGAAAGCTTCATCTTCGAACTCACCGGCGCCACCGACAAGCTCGATGCGTTTCTCGAGCTGATGCGCCCGCTCGGCCTCGCCGAGGTGTCGCGCACCGGCGTCGCCGCCATCGCCCGCGGCACCCGTACGATCTGA
- a CDS encoding acetolactate synthase 3 large subunit: MNAVNTTVASGAETLLRALKAQGVEVIFGYPGGAVLPIYDAIFQQNAIRHILVRHEQAAVHAAEGYARSTGKVGVVLVTSGPGATNAVTGLVDALMDSIPVVCLTGQVPTHLIGNDAFQEADTTGITRQATKHNYLVKRSDDLARIVHEAFHVARTGRPGPVLIDLPKDILINPAPYTEAPEGPHRSYRPRTAPDLTRIAEAVSALKGAKRPIIYTGGGLINSGPESAELIVQLAKLTGAPVTSTLMGLGAFPASNPAFLGMLGMHGTYEANLAMHGCDVMLNIGARFDDRVTGRLNAFAPHSKKIHIDIDPSNINKNVVVDIAIAADATEALRALIAAWKQDNSRQDTAALAEWWRMIETWREKDSLRFTQSFEKGAIIKPQHAIRRLWEKTQGRETYVTTEVGQHQMWAAQHFRFDKPNRWMTSGGLGTMGYGLPAAMGVQIAHPDALVIDIAGEASILMNIQEMGTLAQYRLPVKVFILNNEYMGMVRQWQELLHGGRYSESYSAALPDFVRLAESFHAVGLRAESIDDLDRVIDEMLATDRPVIADIHVDRAENCFPMIPSGAAHNEMLLGPEHESSAAGITDEGLVLV, translated from the coding sequence ATGAACGCCGTGAACACCACAGTCGCTTCCGGGGCCGAAACCCTTCTCCGCGCACTGAAGGCGCAGGGGGTCGAGGTCATTTTCGGCTATCCGGGCGGCGCCGTGCTGCCGATCTATGATGCGATCTTCCAGCAGAACGCGATCCGCCACATCCTTGTCCGCCATGAACAGGCGGCGGTTCACGCAGCCGAAGGCTATGCCCGCTCGACCGGCAAGGTCGGTGTGGTGCTCGTCACCTCCGGGCCGGGGGCGACCAACGCCGTCACCGGGCTGGTGGACGCACTGATGGACAGCATTCCCGTTGTCTGCCTGACCGGCCAGGTGCCGACCCATCTGATCGGCAACGACGCGTTCCAGGAAGCCGACACGACGGGTATCACCCGGCAGGCCACCAAGCACAACTATCTCGTCAAGCGCTCGGACGATCTCGCCCGCATCGTGCATGAGGCATTCCACGTTGCGCGGACGGGGCGGCCAGGCCCCGTGCTGATCGACCTGCCGAAAGACATCCTGATCAACCCAGCGCCATATACCGAGGCGCCGGAAGGCCCGCACCGCTCCTATCGCCCGCGCACCGCCCCCGATCTCACCCGGATCGCCGAAGCGGTGAGCGCGCTCAAGGGGGCAAAGCGGCCGATCATCTATACCGGCGGCGGGCTGATCAATTCCGGTCCGGAATCGGCCGAACTGATCGTTCAACTCGCGAAGCTCACCGGCGCGCCGGTTACCTCGACGCTGATGGGGCTCGGCGCCTTCCCGGCCTCGAACCCGGCCTTTCTCGGCATGCTCGGCATGCATGGCACCTACGAGGCCAACCTCGCCATGCATGGCTGCGACGTGATGCTGAACATCGGCGCCCGGTTCGACGACCGCGTGACCGGGCGGCTCAACGCCTTCGCGCCGCACTCGAAGAAAATCCATATCGATATCGATCCGTCGAACATCAACAAGAACGTGGTCGTCGACATCGCCATCGCCGCCGACGCGACCGAGGCGCTGCGCGCCCTCATCGCCGCCTGGAAGCAGGACAATTCCCGGCAGGACACGGCAGCGCTGGCCGAATGGTGGCGCATGATCGAAACGTGGCGCGAGAAGGACTCGCTGCGCTTCACCCAGAGCTTCGAGAAAGGCGCGATCATCAAGCCGCAGCATGCCATCCGCCGGCTGTGGGAAAAGACCCAGGGCCGCGAAACCTATGTCACGACCGAGGTGGGCCAGCACCAGATGTGGGCGGCCCAGCATTTCCGCTTCGACAAGCCGAACCGCTGGATGACCTCGGGCGGCCTCGGCACGATGGGCTACGGCCTGCCGGCGGCGATGGGCGTGCAGATCGCCCATCCCGACGCGCTGGTGATCGACATCGCCGGCGAAGCCAGCATCCTGATGAACATCCAGGAGATGGGCACGCTCGCGCAATACCGCCTGCCGGTGAAGGTGTTCATCCTCAACAACGAATACATGGGCATGGTGCGCCAGTGGCAGGAGCTGCTGCATGGTGGCCGCTATTCCGAGAGTTATTCGGCGGCCCTGCCCGATTTCGTGCGCCTCGCCGAGAGCTTTCACGCCGTGGGCCTGCGCGCCGAGAGCATCGACGATCTGGACCGGGTGATCGACGAGATGCTGGCGACCGACCGGCCGGTGATCGCGGATATCCATGTCGACCGTGCGGAGAACTGCTTCCCGATGATTCCTTCGGGCGCTGCGCACAACGAGATGCTGCTCGGGCCGGAACACGAGTCCAGCGCCGCCGGCATCACCGATGAGGGGCTCGTGCTCGTCTGA
- the miaA gene encoding tRNA (adenosine(37)-N6)-dimethylallyltransferase MiaA, translating into MTQSPRACSAPPARPLLIVAGPTASGKSALALAAAQRFGGTIINADAMQCYADWRIITARPTPADEAAAPHRLYGVRRLEEAVDAAWWRGRALAELAAAELPILCGGTGMYLSSLVNGIAPIPDPGPDARAEARRMLAADGPAALHAWLAARDPATATKLRPSDPQRLARAAEVLLGTGRGLAAWHAAPRAGLAGYRVMLLLLDPPRPALREAIAARFEAMLAAGALAEVAAVAARAPDPALPGLRAHGVPELLAHLAGAISLDEAASGAIAATAAYTKRQATWFRHQKLADQRNTHTIRSRFTDSTQFSESTVRSIISFINLSS; encoded by the coding sequence ATGACCCAGTCGCCTAGAGCATGTTCCGCCCCGCCGGCAAGGCCGCTGCTGATCGTCGCAGGGCCCACCGCCTCCGGCAAGTCGGCCCTCGCCCTCGCCGCCGCGCAACGCTTCGGCGGCACGATCATCAATGCCGACGCGATGCAATGCTATGCCGACTGGCGGATCATCACCGCCCGCCCCACGCCCGCGGACGAGGCGGCGGCGCCGCACCGCCTCTACGGCGTGCGCCGGCTGGAAGAGGCGGTCGATGCCGCCTGGTGGCGCGGCCGGGCGCTGGCCGAGCTGGCAGCGGCCGAGCTGCCGATCCTGTGCGGCGGCACCGGCATGTATCTCTCGTCGCTGGTCAACGGCATCGCGCCGATCCCCGATCCGGGGCCGGACGCACGGGCGGAAGCGCGGCGGATGCTCGCGGCGGATGGACCGGCCGCGCTGCACGCCTGGCTTGCGGCGCGCGACCCGGCAACCGCAACGAAGCTGCGGCCGAGCGATCCCCAGCGCCTCGCCCGCGCCGCCGAGGTGCTGCTCGGCACTGGGCGCGGCCTCGCCGCCTGGCATGCCGCGCCGCGCGCCGGGCTCGCCGGATATCGCGTCATGCTGCTGCTGCTCGACCCGCCGCGCCCCGCGCTGCGCGAGGCGATCGCGGCGCGCTTCGAAGCGATGCTCGCCGCCGGCGCGCTGGCGGAAGTGGCCGCCGTCGCCGCCCGCGCCCCCGATCCCGCGCTGCCCGGCCTGCGCGCCCACGGTGTGCCGGAATTGCTGGCGCATCTCGCCGGCGCGATCAGCCTCGACGAGGCGGCGTCCGGCGCCATCGCCGCCACCGCAGCCTATACGAAACGCCAAGCGACCTGGTTCCGCCATCAGAAACTGGCAGATCAGCGCAACACGCATACGATCAGATCAAGATTCACTGATTCTACGCAATTTTCCGAAAGCACAGTCCGTTCGATCATTTCATTTATTAATTTATCGAGTTGA